TTCTAATAACCTACTTTCACTTTTTGATAATTTTACCTCTTTTGAATTATAAAATGCACTTTTAGTACAGGGGTTATAAATAGACTCTAGACCTAATTTTATTTCCAAATTATTATCTACTAACTCTAAAGCTACTCCTTTAAAAGCATTTATAAGGGTATTTTTATCATAAGGTTTAGTAAGATACTTTGTGATTTTTAATTCAACTGCTCTCCAAAGATAACTCTGTTCTGTATGAGCTGAAAGTATAATGATAGGAATTTTTTTATTTTTTAATCTTATTTGTTTTATTGCTTCAAGTCCATCCATATGTGGCATACAAATGTCAAAGATGAGCACATCATAGCTATTTAACATCATCTCATCCATAGCACTCATACCATTTTCCACTGCAACAACTTTTTCAAAAAACAGCTCAAGTATCTCAACTACATTTTTACGTATGCCATCTTCATCTTCGGCATAAAGTACTTTTTTATCTGAGAGTATATCTAGTGTGTTACAGTTTTCCATCAACAATCCTAAAACTAAGTGACAGAATTATATCAAAAAATAAATAAACTCCCTTTACATATAAAAAACCTATTTTATGAAAGTTTTTACTAGAAATCTATCTTTTTATCCTTTAACCCTAGCTTTTTAAAATAATTCAGGTATACTGAATCCAATTGAAAGATGATTTCGAATTTCATCTATGGCATGCTTTATATTGATAACCTTTCGTTGACAGTAAAATCACTCCACAAGATAGCTTCATAATTAGATTTTATATAGCACAAGTAATATTGTGTATCAACAAAAGGAATTACAATGGCAGAATTAGTAAATGGATCAGTTAAATGGTTTAACAGCGAAAAAGGTTTTGGATTTATCGAACAAGAAAATGGTGGAAAAGATGTATTCGTACATTATAGAAACATCAATAGTACTGGATATGGTAGAGTTTCATTAGAAGATGGTCAAAAAGTTACTTTCGAGGTTGCTCAAGGTGATAAAGGTCTTCAAGCAGAAAACGTTACTGCTCAATAATAACCTTACTTTATAAGCGGACTTTCCGCTTATAACTCTTCAAATATACTTTAAAAATATCAATCTATCTTTTTACAAATACATTTTATTTATCAACTTTTTGTGATAAAACCCATAATTCAACTTTTTCGTTCTCTCTTGAATCAGTACGTTGTGTTTTTTTCGATGAAGCTCTTACCTCTCTTCGTAAATGCAACTCTTTTCTAAATCGATTATTATTTCGTAACTCTTCTATTATAGGATGAGAACTTTCTGTATCAACTACTTGAGCTAAATTTGAAAATATCAAAACTATTTTTCCATCAGCCTTAAGATGCTTTTGTGCTTGTTCAAAAAATCTAGGAAATAATTCTTCTTCATAATATATAGCTTTATCAAGACCCTCTTCTAGTTTATGTTTTGCTAGTAACCAAGGAGGATTAAATACAATCAGATCAGCTATCACATCACAATTATCAAATAAATCACCATGATTAAGTGTAATTTTGTCTTCATAACCTAATCTTTTACTCTCTTGTTCTACTCCAATAATTGCATTTTTATTTGTATCTGTTGCAAAAATATTTTCAAAGCCATTTTGAATTAATTGAAAGGATAAAACACCACTTCCTATTCCTATTTCGATTACTTTTTCTTTTGAAGCTTCATATTTTTTTAACCACTTATCAAATAATTTCAAATGATCAAATCTGGTTGGAAAGTATGTACCATAAAAGGGATGAAGATTTATATCTAAAGTTTTAACTTCAATTCCTTTCTCATACCATTGCCAAGAACTATTCATTCCTTGAACTTCAGGGAAAGATATATAAAATTCTGAAATTTCGGGGTACAATAATTCTAACCACCCAATATGAGGAGCTTTTTTAACAAGAAGTTTATTGTCTTTTACTTTTAATAATACTCTATGTGAAGCTTCTCTAAAAGCGCTACGATAGTCTCTTTTTCCTTGAAAACTTTTATCTTTATATTTATGTAAAAGATTCTTTTTCAGTTCAGATAAAACTTCTAAACCGTTGCTGTAATACTCTTCAACAAGAATATACTTTCCTGCAACTAGTTCGGCAACTGTTGCCTTTGTATCCATCTTACGATAGAAACTTATAGCTTCAATTTCTGAAGTTATAATATTTGGTCTATCGGGGTTGATAAATGATAAATCTTTATTCATATGATTATGCCCTTTATATTGTGTTGCAGTTTATTATATAAAGGCTTTGTTATAGTTTGGTTTTTAAAGTAGTAATAATTTATAAAAAGAAGGAAATTTGAAAATTATAGTTTATTTTTCAAAAGATTCCTTCTATTATCTAGTTTTAGTTATATTTTACCACTTAACAGGTTTAGCAAAACGATCTAAATATTGAAGCCCTATTTTTCCTTCTTGATTAACAATAGTATCAACAATATCACCGATTACTTCTTCAATAGAAAACTTCGCATCTTCTCCTCCCATATCTGTTTTAATCCATCCTGGAGCTAAAAGTAAAAGTGCATGTTCTTTACCCTTTCGTGCAGCAAAGCTTCTCATAATCATATTTAATCCTGCTTTACTTGCTCGATAAACGTCATTACCACCATTTTCATTATCTGAAATACTTCCTTGTCCTGAGGACATAACACCAAAAACTCCACCTTTGTGAACCTTTTCTATAAGTTGTTCAACTACTCTCATAGGAGAAAGAGTATTTGTTACCATAACTTTGACAAATTCTTCAGTTGAAACTTCACCAATTGTTTCTTTCATGCCCTTTTCATTTACAGCACCTGCGTTAACAAAAACAAGATCTAATTCTTCTTCTCTAAAATTAGATTTAATAGCTTCTATTTGAGCAGGTATTGTTATATCAAGATATTGTATTTGAAGTTTATCTTTCCATTTTTCAGCCAAATCATGAAGTTTTGTTCGTTTACCTTCTCGTACAGTTCCAATTACATTCCAGTTTCGTTTTAATAACTCTTCAACAATAGCAAAGCCAATTCCTCTTGAAGAACCAATTATAAGTGCAGTTTTACTTTTCATCATCTCTTTTCTCTTTTTATAAAATATCTTATCTTTCTATTTGTATATTGTACATCTAATACCCTAAAAAAATTTAATTAAATTCTAAATTTTATAGATAATATATATAAATTATATATTTTATGCTATTATTTTATTATAAAAATTATTTGGAGAAAATATAATGTCAAATCTACTTAATCAAAATGATAAAGTTGTATGTGAAAATATTGTTAAAACTAGTGATTCTATTGATGCAAAAAGAGCAAAAGCTTTATTGTTAATTGATGAAGGAAATACACAAGCTAAAGCAGCTGAAAGTTCAACTCTTAGTATAGGACAAGTTAAGTATATCCTTGCAAAATATAAATCAATAGGCTTAGCATCTTTTCCTGCTGAACTTACAGTATTAAAAGAAGAAACTCTGCTTGTTGAAACTAAAGAAGATACAGATATATCTAACTTAAAAGATAAAATTGAAGATGTAAAAGAAATAATTGCTGAAAAAAAACCTCAAGTTGAGAAAAAGTTAAAAACAGATAAAAAAATTAAGAAAGAAAAAACAGATAAAAAACAGATAAAAGAAAACTCTAAAAAAGTTAAAAAAGCTCCAATGAAAAAAGATAAAAAAGATAAAAAAATTAAGAAAATTTCAAAAAAGAAAGATAAAAAAAACAAGAAAAAATAATCTAAAAAAGGGGGAGAGAATAAGTTTACTCCCTTTTTATCTCAATTAACTTATAAAAAAAGCAGCTTAGTTGTTTTCATCAGTAGGTGTAGAGTTATCTTCTAGAGTCCCATCAGTATTGTTTTGTGCCTCTTTTTTCTTACGTTTTTCTTCTTTCTTTTTTTGCTTTTCTAATTCTCTAGCTCGTTTTTCATAATTGTAATTTATTTTAGCCATTTAACATCCTTCATTTATTGATTGTAGACCTATCTTATCATATTATTTTATCTATAGCATTAAATATGCTTAAGCACTATTTTTTCTATAGATTTATTCCTCTTATTTTTAATTCTAAAATAGCAAAAGATAGCTAGACATATACCTAAATAACTAACTTAGTTATAAATTTTTTGTTTTTTATTTTTTATGTTAGAATTATAACAAAGGGATAAAATGAGAGTATTTGATATAGAAGAAAAAATGATTTGTGAATGTTCAAAAGCACTTTTATTAGCTTTAAGACAAAAAGATGAACATACACAAATGCACTCACAAAGAGTTGTTGATATTTCTGAAGAATTAGGTCTTAGTATAGGATTTGATAAAACTCAAATAAAAATTTTACGCATTAGTGCTGCATTTCATGATATAGGTAAAATTGGTATTCCAGATAAAATATTATTAAAAACTACTCCTTTTGATGATGAAGAGTGGAAAACTATGCAAAGTCATACCTTAAAAAGTGAAGAGATAATAAAAAGTATGCATTTAGAAGACAATGGAATAGTAGCCAATGCAGTTAGACATCACCATGAATACTATGATGGGAAAGGCTATCCAGATAAGCTCAAAGGAGAAGAGATATCTATATATTCACGTATACTTTCACTTGCAGATAGTTATGATGCAATGGCATCACCTAGACCTTACCATGATAAACGAAGTCATGATGAAATCATGTCGATTCTAGAATCAGAAAATGGAATAAAACATGATCCTAAATTATTTAAAAAATTTAAAGTACTTATTGAAAAAAGTAAATTTAAAGTAGATTAATTTCTTAGCGTAGCAATTAATCTATTTGAATCATTTAAAAAAGAAAATACATCAAAAATCGATTTTACTAAAATATCAGAATTCAACAAGGTATCAGTGCTCAAACCTTCATCTTGTAAAATAGCAATACCCAAAATAGATTCTTTTAACATCAACTTATCATTTCGTCCATTTCCCACACTTAAAGTAGTAGAAGAACCTAAACTTTTAATAAAATCTAATTTACTAATATCTTGTGAAGACTTTGCTATTTTAATAACTTCACAATTTGTACCATTTAGTTCTTTTTCCACACTACCATAAGTATCAGCAGTGATTACATAAAAATTAAAAGAGTCCGAAAGCTCATTTATATTTTTTTTAATACCATCAAGAAGTTTACCATCAATTGCAATTGTACCATTATAATCAAATACAATATTTTGAATCTCTACTTCTTCTCTTCCTGGAATATTTACTTTCATTTTTTATCCTTTTTACTAACTAAAATACCACCAATTATAATAAGAATAATACCTAAAAAAGTATACATATCTGGTAGTAAATCTCCTAACAAATACCCAAAACCAAGAGCAAAAGGGATATTAGTATAACTTACAACTCCAATAATGCTTGCTCTACTAAGACTATAAGCACGGGTGAGAAACCATTGTGAAGCAGTAGAAATAATTGCCATCAAAATTAAAAGAGCCCAAATATATAGTTCTAAATGCACTTTAAAGTGAACATAAGGAGTGAATAAAAAAAGCCCAATTGGGATAATAATACCAACTCCCATAAATGAAAGCATAATAACTCTTGCATCATAAATATCTTTTATTTTTTTAATAGTTGCATATGCAGCTGCTGCAAAAAAGCCACCTAAGACTCCTAAAATATGCTCATATGATATCTCCATACCAAAAGGCTTCATAATAAATATAATTCCAATAAATCCGATAATAAGAGCAAAAAAAGTATTAAGATTTATTTTTTCTTTCATCAAATAATAAGCCAGTATTGTCACAAAAAAAGGTGAGGTTTTATTTAAAACAACAGCTTCTCCCAAAGGGATAGTAGCAATTGTATAAAAAAACAATAACATTGCTAAGCTTCCAAATAATCCCCTTAAAAAAAGTAAATGTAATTTTGACATATCAACTGACACATGAAATTTTTTTATACTAAATAATATAATTATAACTCCTATTAAATTTCTGTAAAATACTATCTCAATAGGATCCATACTTTCTGATAACAACTTTGCCAAGGCTCCATTAACAGCTCCTAAAAGTGCACTTAAAAGCATAAATAAAACACCCTTGTCTATTAATTTTAGTTTTGATAAAGTTGTTTGTCTATTTGGCATTTTCTAAATCCATAAACCACAACTTACAGATGTTTTTGTATATCTTAATATAAGAATGAAGTTTTTGTATGTCCATTTTATTTGTTCTTTTTTGATAACTTTTCAATAGAATTTTTTCCTCTTTTTTATTTAATGTAAATTCAAAACATAAAGTTGCCAAATCAAAAAAACTATCATTGACCCCTGCATATTCCCAATCAATAAATTTGATACAATTTTTATGAAAAAGTATATTTCTAGGATTTAGATCATGATGAGTAGTTACCAATGTTTTTTTATACTTTTTCAATATTTTTAATTCTTGTTTACAAATACTTATGCTTTTTCGTGCTTCTTTAGTGTTAAGATTTTTTTTGTAATAATTCAATGGTTTTTTAAAATCATATGGATTTACATTACTTTTTATACTATGTAATTTTTTAACCATTTTCGCTAAATGTTTTATCTCTTGAGCATTGAGACTTTCTTTATGTTTACCTTTTAGAAATTCACACACCATAAAGTTTTTATCTTTATCCAAAAACAATGGTTTTCCTGCAATATCTTTTTTGTATGCCTTTTTTTGAACTGTAAATTCAAACTTCCTATTAATATTGACAGTTTCATCACTTATAAACTTTCTTATAAGATAGATTTTTTTAGATGTTTTTAGCTTATAGTTTATATTACAATAACCCTGATTTTTAAGTAGTTTAAGACTTAAGAGTATCTCATTTTTAAATATTTTATACTGCTTTAGCTTCTGTATAGTCATACTCTTCTTTCCATTTTTTATAAGCTATAAAAGCTAATATAGTATAAATCACAAATAATATTGCTGTTAGATTAAGACCTTTTTGAATATATATATAAATAGAAATAGCATCAATAACAATCCAATAAAGCCAATTCTCTAATACTTTTTTAGCAAGCATATAGGTTGCAAAAAGTGCAAATACAGTAGTAAAAGAATCCGTATAAGCAAAACTTGCAGTAGTATAATTTGCCATAATATAACCAACACCTAGTGAAATTAAAATAAGAAGGCAAATAATTTTAATATTATTATTTAATCCATAAGTTGTAACTTCCAATTCCTTTTCTTCAACTTTTCCACCATACTTCCAAGAGTACCAACCATAAATAGCCATGATAAGATAATATGCATTTAAAAAAGAGTCCATAAGTAAAGAAACATTAAAAAATAAAATAGTATAAATCAATGTAGATATAAATGCAGCAGGCCAACACCAAAGACTTTGTCTAATAGCAAGGAGAATGTAAGCGATTGCTAAAAGCATCGCTATAGCTTCATAAGTTGTAAGTACATTAAGGGATTCAATAGTATTTTGTAAAAAATCTGAAATAAAGTATCCTTTTAAAAATAAAATAGTATTTATTCGCGAATTATAGCTTTATCTGTTTTAAATTTTATAAATTTTATGTATTACTATGTTGTTGTAAATTTCATGAAAAGTATAAAAAAGCACTTAATAAATAATATTAATATTATTTGTTATAATCATGTTATACTTTTATAGGTGAAATACAACATGAAACTAATAATATTAATACTATCAATTTTTCTTTTTTCAAATTTTTGTGTTGCTCAAGAAAACTCAATCAAAATTGGTATTGCACCTCACTCATCCACTAGAATAATTTTACAATCACATCAGGATTTAAGAATTTTTTTACAAAACTATTTTAAAAGACCAGTACAAATTTTAACAGCAAAAAATTTCAGTGAATTTACTAAGCGTTCAAATATGGGAATTTATTATGATTTGATTTTAACTTCACCAAATCTAGCAATTCTTGCCCAAAGATTAGGTGGATATACACCAATAATGACTTATACAAAAGGCCTATCAACTATTATTCTAGCCACAAATAAAGATATTTTAAAAAGTAAAAAACTACCTCTTAAAGTTATAGGATTGGATCCTGTC
This portion of the Arcobacter nitrofigilis DSM 7299 genome encodes:
- a CDS encoding cold-shock protein produces the protein MAELVNGSVKWFNSEKGFGFIEQENGGKDVFVHYRNINSTGYGRVSLEDGQKVTFEVAQGDKGLQAENVTAQ
- the pnuC gene encoding nicotinamide riboside transporter PnuC, with product MNTILFLKGYFISDFLQNTIESLNVLTTYEAIAMLLAIAYILLAIRQSLWCWPAAFISTLIYTILFFNVSLLMDSFLNAYYLIMAIYGWYSWKYGGKVEEKELEVTTYGLNNNIKIICLLILISLGVGYIMANYTTASFAYTDSFTTVFALFATYMLAKKVLENWLYWIVIDAISIYIYIQKGLNLTAILFVIYTILAFIAYKKWKEEYDYTEAKAV
- a CDS encoding choline kinase family protein, coding for MTIQKLKQYKIFKNEILLSLKLLKNQGYCNINYKLKTSKKIYLIRKFISDETVNINRKFEFTVQKKAYKKDIAGKPLFLDKDKNFMVCEFLKGKHKESLNAQEIKHLAKMVKKLHSIKSNVNPYDFKKPLNYYKKNLNTKEARKSISICKQELKILKKYKKTLVTTHHDLNPRNILFHKNCIKFIDWEYAGVNDSFFDLATLCFEFTLNKKEEKILLKSYQKRTNKMDIQKLHSYIKIYKNICKLWFMDLENAK
- a CDS encoding HD-GYP domain-containing protein; translated protein: MRVFDIEEKMICECSKALLLALRQKDEHTQMHSQRVVDISEELGLSIGFDKTQIKILRISAAFHDIGKIGIPDKILLKTTPFDDEEWKTMQSHTLKSEEIIKSMHLEDNGIVANAVRHHHEYYDGKGYPDKLKGEEISIYSRILSLADSYDAMASPRPYHDKRSHDEIMSILESENGIKHDPKLFKKFKVLIEKSKFKVD
- a CDS encoding helix-turn-helix domain containing protein; translated protein: MSNLLNQNDKVVCENIVKTSDSIDAKRAKALLLIDEGNTQAKAAESSTLSIGQVKYILAKYKSIGLASFPAELTVLKEETLLVETKEDTDISNLKDKIEDVKEIIAEKKPQVEKKLKTDKKIKKEKTDKKQIKENSKKVKKAPMKKDKKDKKIKKISKKKDKKNKKK
- a CDS encoding DMT family transporter — translated: MPNRQTTLSKLKLIDKGVLFMLLSALLGAVNGALAKLLSESMDPIEIVFYRNLIGVIIILFSIKKFHVSVDMSKLHLLFLRGLFGSLAMLLFFYTIATIPLGEAVVLNKTSPFFVTILAYYLMKEKINLNTFFALIIGFIGIIFIMKPFGMEISYEHILGVLGGFFAAAAYATIKKIKDIYDARVIMLSFMGVGIIIPIGLFLFTPYVHFKVHLELYIWALLILMAIISTASQWFLTRAYSLSRASIIGVVSYTNIPFALGFGYLLGDLLPDMYTFLGIILIIIGGILVSKKDKK
- a CDS encoding response regulator transcription factor, with product MENCNTLDILSDKKVLYAEDEDGIRKNVVEILELFFEKVVAVENGMSAMDEMMLNSYDVLIFDICMPHMDGLEAIKQIRLKNKKIPIIILSAHTEQSYLWRAVELKITKYLTKPYDKNTLINAFKGVALELVDNNLEIKLGLESIYNPCTKSAFYNSKEVKLSKSESRLLEYFIKRANESISFDDIYDYLWEFETPSKEAIKYLVKELRKKIGKESIKNIYGIGYMLEI
- a CDS encoding SDR family NAD(P)-dependent oxidoreductase, coding for MMKSKTALIIGSSRGIGFAIVEELLKRNWNVIGTVREGKRTKLHDLAEKWKDKLQIQYLDITIPAQIEAIKSNFREEELDLVFVNAGAVNEKGMKETIGEVSTEEFVKVMVTNTLSPMRVVEQLIEKVHKGGVFGVMSSGQGSISDNENGGNDVYRASKAGLNMIMRSFAARKGKEHALLLLAPGWIKTDMGGEDAKFSIEEVIGDIVDTIVNQEGKIGLQYLDRFAKPVKW
- a CDS encoding HAD family hydrolase, which encodes MKVNIPGREEVEIQNIVFDYNGTIAIDGKLLDGIKKNINELSDSFNFYVITADTYGSVEKELNGTNCEVIKIAKSSQDISKLDFIKSLGSSTTLSVGNGRNDKLMLKESILGIAILQDEGLSTDTLLNSDILVKSIFDVFSFLNDSNRLIATLRN
- a CDS encoding methyltransferase — its product is MNKDLSFINPDRPNIITSEIEAISFYRKMDTKATVAELVAGKYILVEEYYSNGLEVLSELKKNLLHKYKDKSFQGKRDYRSAFREASHRVLLKVKDNKLLVKKAPHIGWLELLYPEISEFYISFPEVQGMNSSWQWYEKGIEVKTLDINLHPFYGTYFPTRFDHLKLFDKWLKKYEASKEKVIEIGIGSGVLSFQLIQNGFENIFATDTNKNAIIGVEQESKRLGYEDKITLNHGDLFDNCDVIADLIVFNPPWLLAKHKLEEGLDKAIYYEEELFPRFFEQAQKHLKADGKIVLIFSNLAQVVDTESSHPIIEELRNNNRFRKELHLRREVRASSKKTQRTDSRENEKVELWVLSQKVDK